TAATGTGAGCATCAGGACGAGTTCTAGTGACAATACGTGCAGCAGTGTTGAAAACTTTCTGAAGTTTCTGGAGTTCATATTGAGGTAGACCAATCAGTAATGAATTACAGTGATCTAAACGTGATATCACAAGAGCATTTACTAAGGATGCAGACGTTTTCTGGTCAAGAAACCTACGgatttttccaatgtttgtcaAGGCACAGAATGCAGATCTGCATATATTGTTAACATGCGACTTCAACAATAAATTGTTATCTATCGTGAGTCCAAGACTTCGAGCTTCTGGTTTCGGTGTAATCGTAGAGCTTCCACAACATATTGTAGGGGGCAATGTCGGAGGATGCCTTGCAAAGCTGGAGATAACGTTAATAATCTCCGTTTTTCCATCGTTAAGGACCAGCTTGTTTAAAGTAGACCAGGATCTAATATCATCGATACAGTGCTGAAGTCTTTGCAATGATTCTGACCTATTTGTGTCTTTAAGTGCAATATAGAACTGCGTGTCGTCAGCATAGATCATAGCGTCCATGGAATGAGCAATGAACAAATCTTCAATTTCCGAGGTGTACAAGGAGAACAATAGAGGCCCAAGCACCGAACCTTAGGGCACACCACGGTTGATAGACTCCTCATTTGAAGTATTGTTGCCCACACTAACAAACTGTTTGCGATGATTTAAATAAGACATAATCCATGATAATGGGATGCCACAAAGGCCGAGTCGCTTTTCAAGACTGTTAAGGAGAATGTCATGATCGATTAAGTCAAAAGCTGCGGAGAAATCGAGGAGCACGAGTACAGCTTCATATCCATTATCAACGGCCAAAAGAAGGTCATTTTGTACCTTTAGAAGAGCAGTCTCAGTATTATGGTTCTTTCGATAGGCTGACTGCAATCTCGGGTAAAGGTTGTATGTAGATAAATAACTATGAAGTTGAAAGCAACAATCCGCTCCAGCACTTTCGATATGAACGGTAGATTGGAAATTGGTCTGTAGTTGGCTAGTATCTCTGGATCGAGATTAGGTTTCTTGATGATAGGTTTGACACAACTGGTCTTAAAGGCCGATGGAAATATGCCAGATGACAAAGAGATGTTAATTATGTCAACAATTGGATCAAGGATCATATCTAAGCATTCTTTCAGAATTACTGTGGGTAAAGGATCCAACGAACATGATTTAGTTGATGACTTTTTAATCACAGATTCCACTTGAGATGCTGATACTAAATCAAATTTGGGCGATGATGAAAGACAAGACTTCCCAGTCAGTTCAACAGAGAGTTCAACAGAAGCGTCAGTAGAGCATGATGCTGCCAGCTTGATCACTTTGTTCTTGAAATAGGTTGAGAAAGCAGCAGGCAATTCCTTGCTACAGACAGATGACGATAATACGGCAGGCTTGCGGCCATAGGTAAGTTTGTCAAATCACGAAAAAGTGAATGCTGGTCACAGGAAGATAGTTTATTGATATGATAGTTCTTCTTGGCTTCATTTATTAGACTAATATAAGCATCACATTGATCCTTAAAAATTTGCTTGTCAATCTCAAGGCCTGATGTTTTCCACTTACGTTCACAACGGCGTTTAGCTTGCTTTGCAGATCTAAGCTCATCGTTAAACCAGGGCGCATGGGACCGTAAGGTGATAAATCGTAAGCGTTGAGGTGCATGTTTATCAATGAGAGACCGTAACGAGCTCTTATAATAATCAACTTGGTGGGAAAGGTCAACCATCTGTTTGTTTGAGAAAGATGCTCTTATATAGTCACGAAGTAGTTCCACGTCAATATCACGAAGCTTTCGATGGTTTACTTGGATTCGTACTGGCTTGGGGCGTGGCATGGCTATAGAGCACGTGACTAAGGCATGATCTGATGGAAGAGCAAACGACACAGATGTAACAATGTGAGAACCAAATGTATCAGGTTTAGTGATAATAAGGTCGAGAAGATGACCACGAGCATGTGTTGACGAGGAAACATGTTGTACTAGACCGTAGTAGTCAAGTAGgtccgtaaataatgaagcatcGTGGTTGAGAGGTACATCATCCATATGAAAGTTAAAGTCGCCAATGATAATTAACTTGCCAGGAGAAATAATAATAGTTTCAAGAAGAGCAGAAAAATCGTTCATGAACTTAGCAACAGTCAGTTTATTTTTCTTGGAGGGCGGAGGTCTATAAACAGAGAGAAGATGCAAGTGTGTAGAACCAGACGAAATAGCAAGATCAAGGTGTTCAAAGGATGAGTACTGATTTGACACAAGTTCATGGGTATCGTAGCCTTTTCGTAGAATTACACCCACGCCACCACCACGCTGAGCTCTAGGTTTATGGAAAAATTGATAGTTCGGTAGATAATAATCCAAAATTGCACCGTCACGAGCATTGTCACACAGCCATGTTTCAGTGAGCACAAATATATCCAGTTTGTCATTTATAATGCAGTCGCAGATAGACGCAATTTTGTTCTTAATTGAACGACAGTTCCACAAGGCTAATTTAGATGGACGAACATTACAAGTATTGgtagtttttatagtaataAGCGATCTTGGTTGAGAGTTTAGTGAGACACTTGTGGATCTGTTGGAAATAATAACTGGAGTATCACAATTGTCACGGTTGTCACTGTCGCCACGAGAAAACTTTTCACATTCCAGCAGTTCTGTGAGTACATTCGGGGCGGAACTCCCAGGAGAGCATTCGTTGACGTTCATGCTTCAAGTTTgaacttgaatatttaataaggtCGAATTAGTAGCTGAAAAGTTTGGAGATTTAGCCACAAAATTCGAAAAAGTCGGAGATTTAACGCCAGAAGACCACGTATATTTAGGAAGTTTCCTTGTGCGTCCTCCACGTCTTCCTCTAGTAGGCTTTAAAATGCCAGCAATTTGCAAAGCTTTCCAACCATTGTCTTGAATAGGCCTGATCTGCTGAGGCAGTTTTTTCCACCAGAACTTTAAGCCGACCATGGTATTTCGAGAATATGATATCATCTCGTAAAAAGGAGAGGTGGGTGAAATATAACttgatgaaaaatgcaaaaaatatggaaaaatatgaaatattatGTAGAGCAATTTTGGAAGCAGCCGAGCGTAGGCGCTATCGCTTGTAGGCACTTACCTGGATGTGTAAGGAACTGTCTTGATTTTAACCAGTTTTCTAAGAtgacttttaagtttttaatgaaaaaggtcaaagataattttttaacttaacGTTTCTGTTATGCACTGTAAatagatatatttatttatttttattttagatgACATATTTTAgcagatgaagagccaccttGTGGAAATGCTGAAtaaagccattattattattattattattattattattatcattatcattatcattattattattattattactatttaaaGTTAAGAATATAATATTATTCTCTCTCTGAGATTGTTgttaacttgaatgtattcacattatggattacattcacaaatgttttacCTGGTTGTGTCAATCTCCTTTTTAGTATAGTTAactatatacatgtaccatttATTTCTATTGGTGGTATAGtgtaataatttcgtttttCTCCCTCTCCTGAAGCAGTTTTATACAAATGTAAATAATACTTTGCCTGAGATGAGTAAATTTTGTATCAAAAAAACGTGTAAgtgcattgtaaataaataaataataaataatttaactacGAATCAGTGTCAATCTCCACATTTTTGTGCAAATTAGTATTTGATGTATCCACAATGACTGGATAGcattaagagcttctgcctgagagaacggggcagacttggaaatgaaggtcagccgatttcgcttaaaattggtacacaaagtacttatgtcgacttatgtaatatgccaaagtttcagcttcaacgacttttttttagccgagttctggatatcagcccctcaggggtccccagaggcttattttcagtgcaattttggccacttttaaatctcctttttagcaacatgaaattaatttcaggcaaaaacaaaaccatctttgtaaagccctatccttaggcttttatgggtgagaacattagctcatggaaatttttcgctagcctgtggctgttatcacaacttggtcatatttgaagcatatgggaagcaactggaaatggcctgtttttcagaccaaatattttccatgcccatgttttatatcttgaggtcttagtatccctgcaaagttcagcccttagtttagtaatatcaagaaaaaaatactaaggttgaggctttttacaaagaaaaaaacttacgagaagatggctaaccaggccacttccggttgaagtttcaacaaagcgtgtctgcaaaaactcagccatttaatttcgattatcttttttccttccaagttatggttaaaagagactctgaagttaattgtcaccgaaaagacttgccgttaataagaaatttttatgtgattgttttaggaccgatcagatagtggtccgacagcggttataaatttcttggaagaagtcttaaagattacggacaatagagccgctgcgaaaactctttatttacccaacaacacatctcttgccggtaaatcacaatgcaaaattgcatctttttcgtccaaactgcaacgttaagtttatctcctttgttcaactcgttcaacgtatcacgtctgtggcccgtagtaatgaagcgctaattaaatcaggatataagcaagctttgtagttccattcagtaatactataacccacctgtttgggctttaatattttctgaagaaaaaagaacttatcggtctctttaaaagcaaccacaacatctgtcgtgacactacttgagaatcgttttgaacctttaagaaatttggaatataattaaagctaatcgtctaacacaaattgcagtcactcttccagtctatttgcaaaaaattcaaaattcacttgcaaaaaacgcttacctggcttcacttttacagacatgcccctttcctacaaacccttaaaagtgaggtaacattagaaactttagccccagcaataaattggtcgcaagtgcgtcgttgtgagttagatatacacaggtcgattaataccgtacgtgacgaggtcattgtagtttgttggctatgactgacttggaattcagttgttttctcgtgcagatCCGTCTCCTTGATACTGCATAGAATGATTATGATAAAAAttgtatgagaacctcaatggcatgattCGTTTACCGAACATTTATTCATACCCAgtgccccagtgtaaatggATTACatatgttgtaaatgattgataaggaCGTCCAACACGTTCCGTTTTCGGAGGTTACTCACGGGCACTCTTTTCCTTTctcagtattttccttttgttgctttctcaaacagcacagatccatagtggcatccatactgcatatatatccaaagataggacagggatggagtgggttatccttccggcaaagactactgttttggcaacttgggaagtaaaatatttcagctttcttggagcCCTTAAGAGGCTCTGActgtaaatatcgagaatccgctgacagttgcaaaatttcacaatttattttattctaccTAAAAGACCCATTtggtgaactattttcaaaaatggaaataaaaagttcCATAGCGCTTTGCTTTTTccgaaaaatccaaaagttcaaaTTACGCCGAGGCGGCCCCCAATCCCCcggaaaaacaatgaaaaattctgcaACTTCGTTAACTCCGTATGCGACAACGCGTTGAATTCCTGGTTTGCTATTTTGGATATTGGTAAAAGGACCCTTTGtcgtttaaaaaatgtaaacttcatgtaattttGTCAAGTTTAAGACAACATAAAAACCCGTTGAAATAACCCACTTTCAATCTTTTGGGTTGAGGTGAAATAAAGGCCAACTTTAAAGGCCTATAAAAATCCTAGTATATAAATTTACGTGTCATATTGTACATCAGCTGAAAGCTTTATCCTTGTAGGTCATTTTCTCCAACTGTCGTTTTTGGCCCGCAAAAATTAGCGCATCCAGTTTGAAAAGAGTTCGGGCTATTTTGACCAGAAATTCAATGCAAATTGCTGAGCGGATGCATGTCACGCAAGAGGTCACGGCCAAACCTTCAGTTTACAAATAATGCATCTTTTTTCTCTGTCTGATTGAAAATGGCAGCAAAGAGCGCCTTGAAGTACTTCAATGACCTTTCAATATATTTAACGATCAAACAAGCACACCACATATCATTTTATTTATCTTAGGTCTAGACGAAGATAACAGTCGTCGATCGCGTTGATGCGTAGTCCAATAAATTGACGTAAAATTTGATTCACATACACAGCGAAACTTATTACAAAGTTGAAGAGAATTGGGTAGACTTACTGTTGTTACTGTTGGTTTAAAATAACGCGATGTAGTCCTAGGAGCTCCCTATCTTACTCAATTTTTGACCGAAAAGGTCAACAAAACACACTGCCAAAGAAATGATCGATTAATGAAGATGTGCGTCCTTGCAGTTCTTGCTTACCGTAATTCGTTCATAAATGATACAGCCAatcactcaaatatttttcttgcctgtagaaaaaaaaatgaagaaaaagaaaccaatcaagagtaaaagaaaaacttacGACCTTTTTCACCAATAATTCGCATTCCAAAACGAATGTCACGCAAAAGAGTTGCACATTCCATGACATTCTGACAAAATTATCGTCTCGTTGTTGTaaggttctttctttttttgaacgTTTTTAGCACGATTTTTCGTTTTAgaattctcttttaaccatgAACAACACTGTTACGAAACGGCACTAGTACCATTGCGTCGAGTAAAATATTATCTGATTTGTGTTATAACATCACGTGACGAAGCCGTCCCACGGAGTTGGCTGCAGAACAGCAAATGACGAGATGGATGTTTAGTTCCAACCGAGACCACAGGACATATTTAAGTCCTCTACAGCTAAAGGGGACTGTGGAATTAGTAGCAGTGAGTCAACTTTCGTCTTATCAACCAGCGAAACCCTTTCTTCTAGTTGGGCATGGTAGTAAACCCCTTTCAAAGAATACCCGGGTACATCGGCTCTGGGATACCCCTAGACGAAgaacttttttgaaaattttggatAAATAACCCGGACAGACTTCAAGCGACGGAAGTGATCCAAAAGAATGGCTATCAATCGATCATCCTtgtcacttgaaaaaccgaaaTGCCTCGATTACATATTCATAACAAAAAGATATTGAAGATAAAATTGTTTTGATCACTGACAGATATCGGTATTGGGGTTTGCGTAAAAACTCAGAATAGAGGCGTAGAAAGAAGGTAGGGGAAACAACGAAAAAGGCGGAGGGTACAGCCACACCTTGGCAAAGGGTAGGCTCAAGCGAGCTATTCTTTTCGAGCGGTGAGCGATGCAAGCCAGCAAAGAGCGCTAAACCGGAGCGACCGCACCGCAGTCATTTCGCGTTTCTCTTTCTGGTGCCCCTCGCTTCTCTCCTCCGCAGAGGCTCCCGCTTGGTATTCCAGTAATAATAGCAAACATGCTTCTGCGGAGGAGACAGGCGAGTGAGCACCAGAAAGAGACGCGAGATGGCCGGGACGGGGTCGCCCTAGCCTGCCACTTACGCGTTCTGTCTTTACTCGCGCGCATTGCGGGCACCGCTCGAAGAGGATAGCTTGCTCGATGCTATCCGATCCTATTGCTTGGAAATAAACATCTGTGGGTGGGTAGAAAACGACCACATCAGCCCTAAGAcccaaaaacgaaaatcaactTGAGACGGCTATCCTGATCTTATTGATCTACAAGTGTAAGGAACATCAAGATCTTCAATTATCAATGAATCTGATCaatttcgtcgttttcttcAAAACCCCACCTAaagtaaaaaagggaaaaccccCTCAAAATCCCCTTCAAATCGCTGGAAGCTCGCATGAAATGGGACTCTCGACCGAAGCAAAAGCAAGATACAACAAGATGCAATTCTGATTAACAAGACGAATAGACAATTCACTTGTTGCCAGGGTCCCTGCCTCCAGTTCCGTAAAAGGGGCTGTAAGATATATCTTTGGAGCCTCtattctcaccaattttatcacAGTCTATCTTTATATAATGTTAAAAAAGACCGTTTACAAACGCacaaacacaatttacatgttgTCA
Above is a window of Montipora capricornis isolate CH-2021 chromosome 6, ASM3666992v2, whole genome shotgun sequence DNA encoding:
- the LOC138053090 gene encoding uncharacterized protein; the protein is MNVNECSPGSSAPNVLTELLECEKFSRGDSDNRDNCDTPVIISNRSTSVSLNSQPRSLITIKTTNTCNVRPSKLALWNCRSIKNKIASICDCIINDKLDIFVLTETWLCDNARDGAILDYYLPNYQFFHKPRAQRGGGVGVILRKGYDTHELVSNQYSSFEHLDLAISSGSTHLHLLSVYRPPPSKKNKLTVAKFMNDFSALLETIIISPGKLIIIGDFNFHMDDVPLNHDASLFTDLLDYYGLVQHVSSSTHARGHLLDLIITKPDTFGSHIVTSVSFALPSDHALVTCSIAMPRPKPVRIQVNHRKLRDIDVELLRDYIRASFSNKQMVDLSHQVDYYKSSLRSLIDKHAPQRLRFITLRSHAPWFNDELRSAKQAKRRCERKWKTSGLEIDKQIFKDQCDAYISLINEAKKNYHINKLSSCDQHSLFRDLTNLPMAASLPYYRHLSVARNCLLLSQPISRTK
- the LOC138053089 gene encoding uncharacterized protein — its product is MIYADDTQFYIALKDTNRSESLQRLQHCIDDIRSWSTLNKLVLNDGKTEIINVISSFARHPPTLPPTICCGSSTITPKPEARSLGLTIDNNLLLKSHVNNICRSAFCALTNIGKIRRFLDQKTSASLVNALVISRLDHCNSLLIGLPQYELQKLQKVFNTAARIVTRTRPDAHITPVLKSLHWLPIEARLQFKILITVFKGLNNIDAPIYIKELLVPLNSTRTLRSSTKNLLKVPKSRTKTYGDRAFSVIGPACIVE